One Gimesia aquarii DNA segment encodes these proteins:
- the folE2 gene encoding GTP cyclohydrolase FolE2 has product MFEFVSDVLNLKQMESAEQSNNQRPSSVAGISSPSINLPDVANETVPLIGGTLERVGMSGVELVLRLRDASGEIFRTPARADAAVSLDDEKTKGIHMSRLFLSLNSRLADQELSLPLVNEILKDFVQTHEGMSSNSFLTLTYEHSLKRPALLSDHAGWRAYPITIHSSFKQNTFQHQLHVQLTYSSACPCSAALSRQLIQQAFEDAFGDRSELSHDEIYQWLGTQEAILAVPHSQRSHADVTVDLDSGLEDFPIESLIDYLERAIATPVQTAVKREDEQEFARLNGANLMFCEDAARKLKAALEEYEGINNFRVEINHLESLHPHDAAAVATSDQT; this is encoded by the coding sequence ATGTTTGAATTCGTTTCCGATGTACTAAATCTCAAACAAATGGAATCTGCGGAGCAGAGTAACAATCAGAGACCATCTTCCGTAGCAGGGATTAGTTCACCATCGATAAACCTACCTGATGTGGCAAATGAAACAGTTCCACTCATTGGGGGGACTCTTGAGCGTGTCGGGATGTCAGGGGTAGAATTGGTACTCAGGCTTCGTGATGCTTCGGGTGAGATATTTCGTACGCCAGCTCGTGCTGATGCGGCTGTGAGCCTCGATGATGAGAAGACCAAAGGGATCCATATGTCTCGACTATTTCTCAGTTTGAATAGTCGGCTGGCTGACCAGGAACTTTCTTTACCTCTGGTCAATGAAATTCTGAAAGATTTCGTACAGACACATGAGGGAATGAGTTCCAACAGTTTTTTGACTCTGACCTACGAACATTCGCTGAAACGACCTGCGTTACTTTCTGATCATGCCGGCTGGCGCGCCTATCCCATTACAATACACAGTTCGTTCAAGCAGAATACGTTTCAACACCAATTGCATGTTCAACTGACTTATTCCAGTGCCTGTCCCTGTTCAGCCGCCTTGTCGCGGCAGTTGATTCAGCAGGCTTTTGAAGATGCGTTCGGTGACCGAAGTGAACTCTCTCATGATGAAATCTATCAATGGCTGGGAACACAGGAAGCAATTCTGGCAGTCCCACACAGCCAGAGAAGCCACGCTGATGTCACGGTGGATTTAGACAGTGGATTGGAAGATTTTCCGATTGAATCACTGATAGATTATCTCGAACGTGCCATCGCGACCCCTGTGCAAACAGCAGTCAAGCGCGAAGATGAGCAAGAATTCGCGCGGTTGAACGGAGCCAACCTGATGTTCTGTGAAGACGCAGCCCGAAAATTGAAGGCCGCTCTAGAGGAGTACGAAGGCATTAACAATTTTCGAGTCGAAATCAATCATCTCGAAAGCCTGCATCCGCATGATGCCGCTGCGGTTGCTACCAGCGATCAGACATAA
- a CDS encoding sigma-70 family RNA polymerase sigma factor, giving the protein MSLGFIKDRSEETRLVMQHRTALYSYIFSCVRDHTDAEDILHDVCVIAIESFGQLKEKNSFFPWVREIAFHQVLSHLKKKKKETPFNPHVVAALADAVNQVEQKQSRLNFRDAMMKCLDKLPAHSRELIVMRYEESEMGIAGIASESGKSVHSIYSRLKRIKTMLRDCVSRQLASEATQ; this is encoded by the coding sequence ATGTCTTTAGGTTTTATAAAAGATCGTTCTGAGGAGACACGTCTGGTAATGCAACATCGGACTGCCCTCTACAGCTATATTTTTTCCTGTGTGAGAGATCATACGGATGCTGAAGATATTCTGCATGATGTTTGTGTCATTGCGATTGAATCGTTCGGGCAACTTAAAGAGAAGAATTCATTTTTTCCCTGGGTGCGCGAGATTGCCTTCCATCAAGTACTGTCTCACCTGAAAAAGAAGAAAAAAGAGACACCTTTCAATCCGCACGTAGTTGCGGCGCTCGCAGATGCGGTCAATCAGGTGGAGCAAAAGCAGTCTCGTTTGAATTTTCGTGATGCCATGATGAAGTGTCTCGACAAGCTTCCCGCACATAGTCGAGAGTTAATCGTGATGCGGTACGAAGAATCTGAAATGGGAATTGCTGGCATCGCTTCAGAATCCGGAAAAAGTGTGCACTCAATCTACTCTCGACTCAAGAGAATTAAAACGATGCTTCGTGATTGTGTTTCCAGGCAACTTGCTTCGGAGGCAACACAATGA
- a CDS encoding FecR domain-containing protein produces the protein MIQPKDRDLLEAYLANELDCDEIKSLELRLCTEEDLARLMIEVSSEETVIREWTELQRSQLWYSKLVNETTASHSTFYLSRSFLVAMLILAITLTSWFGVYQWADPLIVSDSNQPENVAIVDALSDGELRTQNILCVVNDHLQTGRQYHLDQGVLQLQMDSGVDVVIAGPTTFQFLNSNALRLLQGTMTAHVSQSAIGFEVQTPTLEIIDLGTRFGVHVNKEGVSETHVFQGAVNGFSLKQGSPQGLPQRLSAGQSIKRSPGKEIVLSDTDSDLLFAKCLMQESRIHQLSGDLKLLSKLPVSLKSGEFTSNEYIHVFLERQNFSLPEEIRCFVPIQNNKGQFQEDVIQKGTKVDVYYLHHDAHHPGHPEFSDQKTTLTMKGELKFKGQVLGILQTDPLLLQTDQSLGNSDVRYEKSHVRVAEDEIKLLPGRSSLYLNWILSRAEGLKSMNAMRVIVTAEDK, from the coding sequence ATGATTCAGCCCAAAGATAGAGACCTGCTCGAAGCCTATCTCGCTAATGAACTTGATTGTGATGAAATAAAGTCACTCGAACTCCGACTTTGTACTGAAGAAGACCTTGCTCGTTTAATGATCGAGGTCTCCAGTGAAGAGACCGTGATTCGTGAATGGACTGAATTACAACGGTCTCAGCTATGGTACAGCAAGTTGGTTAACGAGACGACCGCCTCTCATTCAACTTTTTATCTCTCCAGATCTTTTTTGGTGGCGATGTTAATTCTCGCAATTACACTCACATCCTGGTTTGGCGTGTATCAGTGGGCAGATCCGCTGATTGTCTCTGACTCTAATCAACCAGAAAACGTCGCAATTGTCGATGCACTCTCTGATGGCGAGCTAAGGACTCAAAATATTCTGTGCGTGGTGAACGATCATTTACAAACGGGACGACAGTATCATCTTGATCAAGGTGTGCTTCAGCTTCAGATGGATTCGGGCGTGGATGTTGTGATAGCCGGTCCCACTACGTTCCAGTTTCTGAATTCAAATGCGCTACGTCTGTTACAGGGGACTATGACGGCTCACGTTTCTCAGAGTGCAATCGGCTTTGAAGTGCAAACTCCCACGCTTGAGATTATTGATTTAGGAACCCGGTTCGGCGTGCATGTGAATAAAGAAGGAGTTTCTGAAACACACGTTTTTCAAGGGGCAGTCAATGGTTTCAGTTTGAAGCAAGGAAGCCCTCAAGGTCTGCCTCAACGATTATCTGCGGGACAATCTATCAAACGATCACCGGGTAAAGAAATTGTTTTAAGCGACACGGACAGCGATCTTCTTTTTGCAAAATGCCTCATGCAAGAGTCTCGTATTCATCAACTTTCAGGAGACTTAAAGCTTCTGTCAAAATTGCCCGTCAGTCTGAAATCTGGTGAGTTTACCAGCAATGAATACATTCATGTCTTCCTGGAACGGCAAAATTTCAGCTTACCGGAAGAGATCCGCTGTTTTGTTCCCATCCAAAATAATAAGGGACAATTCCAGGAAGATGTGATTCAAAAGGGAACCAAAGTAGACGTGTACTATCTCCATCATGATGCCCACCACCCAGGACATCCTGAGTTTTCTGATCAAAAAACAACATTGACCATGAAGGGGGAACTTAAATTCAAGGGGCAAGTTCTGGGCATCCTGCAAACAGATCCCCTGCTTCTACAAACGGATCAATCTTTAGGCAATTCCGATGTACGGTATGAAAAATCTCATGTCCGTGTTGCTGAAGACGAGATCAAACTCTTGCCCGGCCGTTCCTCACTTTACCTAAATTGGATTCTGTCAAGGGCAGAGGGACTCAAGAGTATGAATGCCATGCGCGTGATTGTTACCGCTGAAGATAAATAA
- a CDS encoding DUF1559 domain-containing protein, which yields MMRSLIQNRKGFTLIELLVVIAIIAILIALLLPAVQQAREAARRSSCKNNMKQIGLALHNYHDTHRTFPPSYVDNHPAGTPFMNNDLGWGTFILPFMDQAPLYNNISGSGAMDVDWTTIPAMTTGATAYARVILPAFMCPSDPMGGVNTKIDSYGKSNYKAVRSVLTYPTSARRMRDFTDGTSNTFIVGESDTKDHNGSIWVGKSTNSRNVLSNANATFPINGTDVDDLFSSVHVGGCHFVFADGRVRFLSENMNQDTYTALGTYNGGEVLGEF from the coding sequence ATGATGAGAAGTCTTATACAAAATCGAAAAGGGTTCACACTAATAGAATTGCTGGTTGTGATTGCCATCATTGCCATTCTCATAGCACTCCTATTGCCCGCAGTACAACAAGCTCGTGAAGCAGCGCGACGTAGCTCTTGCAAAAATAACATGAAACAAATCGGCCTGGCATTACATAATTACCACGATACACACCGTACCTTCCCACCGTCCTATGTTGATAATCATCCTGCTGGTACTCCATTTATGAACAACGATCTTGGATGGGGTACCTTCATTCTGCCTTTCATGGATCAAGCACCACTTTATAATAACATCAGTGGCTCTGGTGCGATGGACGTTGATTGGACTACCATTCCTGCTATGACAACAGGCGCGACTGCCTATGCAAGGGTAATTCTGCCTGCTTTCATGTGCCCTTCTGATCCGATGGGTGGAGTGAACACAAAAATTGATTCCTATGGGAAATCAAACTATAAAGCCGTACGATCCGTTCTCACTTATCCTACCAGTGCACGCAGAATGCGAGACTTCACGGACGGAACAAGTAACACCTTTATTGTCGGAGAATCAGACACTAAAGACCATAATGGATCAATTTGGGTCGGAAAATCTACTAATTCAAGGAATGTCCTTTCCAATGCAAATGCCACATTTCCGATTAATGGCACCGATGTAGATGATCTTTTTAGTAGCGTTCACGTTGGTGGATGCCACTTCGTGTTTGCGGATGGACGTGTTCGGTTTCTCTCCGAGAATATGAATCAAGATACATATACGGCTCTCGGAACCTATAATGGTGGTGAGGTTCTTGGCGAGTTTTAA
- a CDS encoding metallophosphoesterase N-terminal domain-containing protein gives MRLALCLGYVVSCFFIALLPDKTKAETAKEPHSKILKLLLKKTPKPNYGAPVPKLITGRVVLQSDQTTTGVKGVSISDGYSVVKTDVNGAYELTPHQSAVFINITRPSGYEIQGDWYKPLAPQVDFELKQTTDDENDYIFVHVTDTHVSTSSRSVEGLSEFVQEVNALSPKPRFVVNSGDLLNLHKALVSSPASGHASFRNYVGIMNHLTMPYYNVAGDHTDSSYRLKEFPRGDHRCAKPMYWEYLGPHFFSFEYGKIHFMSVDYGYHLGQIQNLVNGQKLEYPTLEVQPVHAEWMKQDMSHRSPGTFVVTTSEADLAKHCPGFLEMAQQNDVRLQLVGDDHVVANKRRPVPYRTGGALAGCWWNPKAHQLCPDLSPQGYLIYRVKGEQMDYFYKGLGQRIAIVSHRMGAPWTARVEIQAHLVQPQPNETLEYSVNGTDWKPMHKIGQPFYRALFTANIDSTSLPEGHLQFDVRSTATREVHSRKFVVANNSGPLEFQDDALLEFSVGKANSNAKNRKVNSGKVEVLFNNKIVGELTPNLVEDYSFPIKASNLGVANTLSFRFLETGDAMSLGSPVLKFQGKVFRDPRDEAIRRVRTGHWGASAADWGGFLTGNPDSLDETPFQRQQNRFCFVLNDTE, from the coding sequence ATGCGATTGGCTTTGTGCCTTGGTTATGTTGTCAGTTGTTTTTTCATTGCCCTGCTACCCGATAAGACAAAAGCGGAAACTGCCAAAGAGCCGCACTCGAAGATTCTTAAACTCCTTCTTAAGAAAACTCCGAAACCAAACTATGGAGCCCCGGTTCCCAAACTGATTACAGGACGTGTCGTATTACAGTCAGATCAAACAACTACGGGAGTGAAGGGGGTTTCCATCTCGGACGGATATTCCGTCGTCAAAACGGATGTGAATGGTGCTTACGAACTCACCCCACACCAGAGTGCCGTGTTTATCAATATCACTCGCCCTTCGGGGTATGAAATTCAAGGGGATTGGTACAAGCCTCTCGCTCCTCAAGTCGACTTCGAACTCAAACAGACAACCGACGACGAGAATGATTATATCTTCGTGCATGTAACCGACACACACGTCTCCACGAGTTCCAGATCAGTGGAAGGTTTGAGCGAATTCGTACAAGAAGTGAACGCTTTGTCTCCGAAACCCCGTTTCGTCGTGAACAGTGGCGACCTCCTGAACCTCCACAAAGCGCTTGTGAGTTCCCCTGCCTCCGGGCATGCCAGTTTTCGGAATTATGTCGGCATCATGAACCATTTGACCATGCCTTATTACAATGTGGCAGGAGACCATACAGATTCATCTTATCGACTCAAAGAGTTTCCACGCGGGGACCACCGCTGTGCCAAGCCGATGTATTGGGAGTATCTCGGACCGCATTTCTTTTCGTTTGAATATGGCAAAATCCATTTTATGTCAGTGGATTATGGTTATCACCTCGGTCAGATACAGAATCTGGTAAACGGTCAAAAATTAGAATATCCTACTCTTGAAGTACAGCCAGTCCATGCAGAATGGATGAAGCAAGACATGTCTCATCGGTCTCCAGGGACGTTTGTTGTCACTACATCCGAAGCCGATTTAGCTAAGCACTGTCCCGGTTTTCTTGAGATGGCACAGCAGAATGATGTCCGACTGCAGCTTGTTGGCGATGATCATGTTGTTGCTAACAAAAGGCGACCCGTTCCCTATCGAACAGGAGGCGCTTTAGCTGGCTGCTGGTGGAACCCGAAAGCGCACCAACTTTGTCCTGATCTTTCCCCACAAGGATACCTTATCTATCGCGTCAAGGGGGAGCAGATGGATTACTTCTATAAAGGACTGGGGCAACGAATCGCGATTGTTTCGCATCGTATGGGTGCCCCTTGGACAGCACGCGTGGAAATCCAGGCGCATCTGGTTCAGCCTCAACCCAATGAAACACTGGAATATTCTGTCAATGGTACTGACTGGAAACCGATGCATAAAATCGGTCAACCGTTCTATCGCGCACTGTTTACCGCGAATATCGATTCCACTTCACTTCCTGAAGGTCATCTCCAGTTCGATGTCAGAAGCACTGCCACCAGAGAAGTCCATTCTAGAAAGTTTGTCGTTGCCAACAATTCAGGCCCATTGGAATTTCAAGATGACGCTTTGCTTGAGTTTTCTGTTGGTAAAGCTAATTCCAATGCAAAAAACCGCAAAGTCAACTCTGGCAAAGTGGAAGTATTATTCAACAATAAGATAGTTGGTGAGCTCACACCCAATTTGGTCGAAGATTATTCATTTCCCATTAAGGCATCGAACCTCGGAGTTGCCAACACACTATCGTTTCGTTTCTTAGAAACAGGAGACGCAATGAGTCTTGGAAGCCCTGTCCTTAAATTTCAGGGAAAAGTGTTTCGAGATCCGCGAGACGAAGCGATCAGACGAGTGAGAACCGGACATTGGGGTGCCTCGGCGGCCGACTGGGGCGGGTTTCTTACAGGGAATCCCGATTCACTCGACGAAACCCCATTTCAGCGCCAACAAAATCGCTTTTGTTTTGTTCTGAATGATACTGAATAA
- a CDS encoding DUF1080 domain-containing protein codes for MHLKNSLTIACLCLVGVCTSLAEAGDKVVTPKDGVIKLFNGKNLDGLYVWNRGTAYEDPRKIFTVKDGMLHISGDGYGGLITKKDYRDYHMVIEFKWGEKTWGNRKDRARDSGVLFHCHGPDGGYGNTWMASIEAQIIEGGVGDILVLTGKDPKTGAPIPTSLTSTITKDRDGEKVWKKDGEEITISAGRINWWGRDPDWADKKGFRGKDDVESPFGEWTRMDVICKGGDIEYLVNGVVVNAGSNAKPDHGKLLVQTEMAEMWVRKWDLYPLGKAPKYKK; via the coding sequence ATGCATCTTAAGAATTCGCTCACAATTGCTTGTCTCTGTCTGGTTGGGGTTTGTACTTCATTGGCAGAAGCGGGAGACAAAGTCGTCACTCCCAAAGATGGTGTCATTAAACTATTTAATGGTAAAAATCTGGATGGATTGTATGTCTGGAATCGCGGGACTGCCTATGAAGATCCTCGTAAGATCTTTACTGTGAAAGATGGCATGCTGCACATCTCAGGTGATGGCTATGGCGGACTGATTACTAAAAAAGACTATCGTGATTACCACATGGTCATTGAATTCAAATGGGGAGAGAAGACGTGGGGAAATCGGAAGGACCGTGCTCGTGACTCAGGAGTTCTCTTCCACTGTCATGGTCCTGATGGCGGATATGGCAATACCTGGATGGCTTCCATTGAAGCCCAGATCATCGAAGGGGGCGTAGGCGATATTCTGGTCTTAACGGGAAAAGATCCCAAGACAGGCGCCCCGATTCCGACTTCGTTAACTTCCACCATTACCAAAGACCGGGATGGTGAGAAAGTCTGGAAAAAAGATGGTGAAGAAATCACAATCAGTGCAGGCCGTATCAACTGGTGGGGCCGTGATCCTGACTGGGCCGACAAAAAAGGATTTCGTGGGAAGGATGATGTCGAGAGCCCCTTCGGCGAGTGGACACGTATGGATGTGATTTGTAAGGGGGGCGATATTGAATACCTGGTTAACGGTGTGGTTGTGAATGCCGGCTCGAATGCCAAACCGGATCATGGTAAATTACTGGTCCAGACTGAAATGGCAGAAATGTGGGTCAGGAAATGGGATCTGTACCCCCTGGGTAAAGCACCCAAATATAAAAAGTAA
- a CDS encoding NAD(P)/FAD-dependent oxidoreductase — MIDQKRKDQPDLDAEYDVIVIGAGPAGSAVGALLAEQGRKTLIVDRAVFPRFHVGESLIPETYWQLKRLGLIDQLKQSAFPKKFSVQFVTEEGTETMPFYFNKYKDHESSQTWQVVRAEFDQILVDNARNQGAVVHTGAQVLDLICEGEQVVGVKLKLNSEETRDIRCKLVVDSSGQTGFIANRLKLKVADPVLKKGTVWAHFKNAHRDEGIDEGATLILQTEGKRSWFWYIPLPDNTVSIGCTGDMAYMFSKERGTSEEIFNQEVERCVGIKKRLADAHPVTEFMTTKDFSYHSTQPAGPGWMLAGDALGFIDPVYSSGVFLALKSGELVADTINDAFDSQDFSVKRLSEWYTDYRNGVENFRKLVYAFYAPGFSFGTFLRQYPQFKMNLVDILIGDVFKPEVSEMFTVMQEEIPELAMSDDPHVALKE; from the coding sequence ATGATTGATCAAAAACGTAAAGATCAGCCGGACCTCGATGCAGAATATGATGTCATTGTCATTGGCGCCGGTCCTGCCGGTTCCGCTGTCGGTGCACTTTTAGCAGAGCAGGGACGAAAAACTTTAATCGTTGACCGAGCCGTTTTCCCCCGGTTCCATGTTGGTGAATCTCTGATTCCGGAAACCTATTGGCAACTAAAACGCCTGGGATTGATCGATCAACTGAAACAATCGGCTTTCCCTAAAAAATTCAGTGTGCAATTTGTGACGGAAGAAGGCACAGAAACGATGCCTTTCTACTTCAACAAATACAAAGACCATGAAAGTTCGCAAACCTGGCAAGTCGTACGTGCTGAGTTCGATCAAATACTGGTTGACAACGCGCGAAATCAAGGAGCCGTCGTCCACACAGGAGCACAAGTTCTAGACCTCATATGTGAGGGAGAACAAGTCGTAGGCGTCAAACTGAAATTGAACTCTGAAGAAACACGCGACATTCGCTGCAAACTGGTCGTTGATTCCAGTGGACAGACTGGATTCATTGCCAATCGTTTGAAGCTGAAAGTAGCAGATCCGGTCCTGAAAAAGGGAACAGTCTGGGCTCATTTCAAAAATGCACATCGCGATGAAGGCATCGATGAAGGAGCCACTCTCATTCTACAAACTGAAGGAAAACGTTCCTGGTTCTGGTATATTCCACTTCCTGATAACACCGTCAGCATTGGTTGTACAGGCGACATGGCATACATGTTTTCCAAAGAACGAGGCACTAGCGAAGAAATCTTTAATCAGGAAGTAGAACGTTGTGTCGGTATTAAAAAGCGTTTGGCAGATGCGCATCCTGTTACGGAATTCATGACGACGAAAGATTTCTCTTATCATTCAACTCAGCCAGCAGGCCCCGGTTGGATGCTCGCCGGCGATGCATTAGGGTTTATCGACCCCGTTTATTCCAGCGGCGTTTTTCTGGCTTTGAAGTCGGGAGAACTAGTCGCTGATACCATCAACGATGCTTTTGACTCTCAAGACTTCTCAGTAAAACGTCTGAGTGAATGGTATACTGACTATCGAAACGGTGTCGAAAATTTCCGTAAGCTGGTTTATGCATTCTACGCTCCCGGCTTCAGCTTCGGAACGTTTCTTCGCCAATATCCCCAATTCAAAATGAATCTGGTCGATATTCTGATCGGTGATGTTTTCAAACCCGAAGTCTCCGAAATGTTCACAGTTATGCAGGAAGAAATCCCCGAACTCGCGATGTCCGACGATCCACACGTCGCTCTCAAAGAATGA
- a CDS encoding coproporphyrinogen-III oxidase family protein, which translates to MDLETTGTTEIGSYFVSNYPPFSLWKQEYTTRIHEVMHQSPDASIPMGLYIHIPFCRKRCKFCYFRVYEKQNAKTIERYVQALQREFEMLSQVEIVQNRTLDFTYFGGGTPSYLSSKQLLSLRDRLSSLLSWETAKEVTFECEPGTLNLEKVKTLKEIGITRISLGVESFNDTLLEANGRAHLSPEVFKAYDWIQEVGFPQVNIDLIAGMMGETDENWTQAVEKASEMDADNITIYQMELPHNTIISKEIKEMGITSPIADWATKRRWMNEAIETLQSKGYHLASGNELVKNPETDRFVYRDNLFRGNDIIATGVSSFGHLQGVHYQNLDRLEDYLETVENGELPINRALEPTEHQRLIREFVLQLKEGHVLTQPFNDKFGVKLTEEFSEALENQQKAGYLTFDDTQVQLTRKGLLQVDSLLTEYFEPEHRMVRYT; encoded by the coding sequence ATGGATCTGGAAACGACAGGCACCACAGAAATTGGTAGTTACTTTGTTTCGAACTACCCGCCTTTTTCTCTCTGGAAGCAGGAATACACCACCAGAATTCATGAAGTCATGCACCAGAGCCCCGATGCCAGCATTCCGATGGGGCTTTATATTCACATTCCTTTTTGCCGCAAACGCTGCAAATTCTGTTATTTCCGTGTCTACGAAAAACAAAATGCAAAAACAATCGAGCGTTACGTACAGGCACTACAACGTGAGTTCGAAATGCTCAGTCAAGTCGAAATCGTCCAGAATCGCACGCTCGATTTCACTTACTTTGGTGGTGGCACCCCTTCCTATTTAAGCTCAAAACAACTGCTTTCATTGCGGGACCGCCTTTCCAGTCTCCTGTCCTGGGAAACAGCAAAGGAAGTCACCTTTGAATGTGAGCCGGGAACACTCAATCTTGAAAAAGTAAAAACGCTGAAAGAGATTGGTATCACTCGTATTTCACTTGGCGTAGAAAGTTTTAATGACACCTTACTGGAAGCCAATGGCCGCGCTCATTTGTCTCCAGAAGTTTTCAAAGCATACGATTGGATTCAAGAGGTTGGTTTCCCGCAGGTAAATATTGACCTGATTGCTGGAATGATGGGTGAGACAGACGAAAACTGGACTCAAGCCGTCGAAAAAGCATCAGAAATGGATGCAGACAATATCACCATCTACCAGATGGAACTGCCACATAACACAATCATTTCCAAAGAAATCAAAGAGATGGGCATCACTTCGCCCATTGCAGACTGGGCTACCAAACGTCGCTGGATGAATGAAGCCATCGAGACCTTACAGTCGAAAGGCTATCACCTGGCGAGTGGAAATGAACTTGTGAAAAACCCGGAAACAGATCGCTTTGTGTACCGTGATAATTTATTTCGAGGTAACGATATCATTGCCACTGGAGTTTCTTCATTTGGTCATCTGCAAGGTGTGCATTATCAAAACCTGGATCGTCTGGAAGACTATCTGGAAACCGTCGAGAATGGTGAACTACCCATCAATCGCGCTTTAGAACCCACAGAGCATCAGCGTTTGATCCGTGAATTTGTACTGCAACTCAAAGAAGGCCATGTTTTAACTCAGCCATTTAATGATAAGTTTGGCGTTAAACTCACTGAAGAGTTTTCCGAGGCATTAGAAAATCAGCAAAAAGCAGGTTATCTCACCTTTGATGACACCCAGGTACAACTCACTCGTAAAGGGCTACTCCAGGTAGATAGCTTGCTGACCGAATATTTCGAACCAGAACATCGCATGGTAAGATACACATGA
- a CDS encoding PQQ-binding-like beta-propeller repeat protein, with protein MRILTNSRNAAFCFGIMTGLIASVITSIQTNAAEKPVNKTSSVLTESESENTKGNWPSFRNGNLQQGVARTPLPAELELLWQHPSSDGIASTAAIVDDRVYMAGLNGYVECLELKTGKPIWKYRSIDDPNPDEFAPGFKASPLVTDKGVYLGDEDGIFHAIDRLTGKRLWKFKTDAEIISSANITKDGKILFGGYDNFLYCLNRADGSLAWKFETDGYVNCSPAIVDNFTFVTGCDEQLRVIDIKTGKQHSQMPLETYLIASPALVGESLYVGTYASEIISVNWKELKVEWRYQDKTKEFPYHSSAAVTDAYVVAGGRDKQVHCVERKTGKSVWKFGTRGRVDSSPVILGNRVFIGSSDGNLYELDLKTGKSNWKKNLGKDITASPAIGSGHLVIGTESRNGALYCFGKK; from the coding sequence ATGCGCATATTAACCAATTCAAGAAATGCCGCTTTTTGCTTCGGGATCATGACAGGATTGATTGCCAGTGTCATCACTTCAATTCAGACTAATGCTGCAGAGAAACCAGTCAATAAAACAAGCAGCGTCTTAACTGAATCAGAATCTGAGAACACAAAAGGAAACTGGCCTTCCTTCCGAAACGGTAATTTACAACAGGGAGTTGCCAGGACACCCCTGCCTGCAGAATTGGAACTTCTCTGGCAACACCCTTCATCAGATGGAATCGCCTCCACAGCAGCGATTGTGGATGATCGTGTTTATATGGCAGGGTTGAATGGCTATGTGGAATGCCTCGAATTAAAAACCGGAAAACCAATCTGGAAATACCGCTCGATCGATGACCCGAACCCCGATGAATTTGCTCCTGGATTTAAAGCATCCCCACTTGTCACCGACAAAGGTGTTTATCTGGGTGATGAGGATGGCATCTTCCACGCCATTGATCGCCTAACGGGAAAAAGACTCTGGAAATTCAAAACAGATGCGGAAATTATCAGTAGCGCTAATATAACAAAAGACGGGAAAATTCTATTCGGTGGCTACGACAATTTTCTTTACTGTTTAAATAGGGCAGATGGATCTCTCGCCTGGAAATTTGAAACCGATGGTTACGTGAATTGTTCTCCGGCTATTGTGGATAATTTCACTTTTGTTACCGGGTGTGACGAGCAGTTACGAGTGATCGATATCAAAACTGGAAAACAGCACAGCCAGATGCCACTCGAAACATATCTAATCGCTTCACCTGCTCTGGTTGGGGAGAGCTTATATGTGGGAACTTATGCCAGCGAAATCATCTCAGTCAACTGGAAAGAGTTAAAAGTCGAATGGCGCTATCAAGATAAAACGAAGGAGTTCCCTTACCACTCTTCCGCCGCAGTGACTGACGCGTATGTCGTTGCCGGAGGTCGGGACAAACAGGTCCATTGTGTCGAACGCAAAACAGGAAAATCAGTCTGGAAATTCGGAACGCGAGGTCGCGTCGACAGCTCACCTGTCATTTTAGGGAATCGGGTGTTTATTGGATCGTCTGATGGCAATCTTTATGAGTTGGATCTGAAAACAGGAAAGTCAAATTGGAAAAAAAACTTAGGCAAAGATATCACCGCATCACCGGCAATCGGATCAGGACATCTCGTCATCGGAACAGAATCCCGAAATGGTGCCTTGTATTGCTTCGGAAAGAAGTGA